Proteins encoded within one genomic window of Pongo pygmaeus isolate AG05252 chromosome 18, NHGRI_mPonPyg2-v2.0_pri, whole genome shotgun sequence:
- the LOC129015367 gene encoding haptoglobin isoform X2 — protein MAMWSTRFATSNPANPVQRILGGHLDAKGSFPWQAKMVSRHNLTTGATLINEQWLLTTAKNLFLNHSENATAKDIAPTLTLYVGKKQLVEIEKVVLHPNYSQVDIGLIKLKQKVPVNERVMPICLPSKDYAEVGRVGYVSGWGRNANFKFTDHLKYVMLPVADQDQCVRHYEGSTVPEKKTPKSPVGVQPILNEHTFCAGMSKYQEDTCYGDAGSAFAVHDLEEDTWYAAGILSFDKSCAVAEYGVYVKVTSIQDWVQKTIAKN, from the exons ATGGCTATGTGGAGCACTCGGTTCGCTACCAGT AATCCGGCAAACCCGGTGCAACGGATCCTGGGTGGACACCTGGATGCCAAAGGCAGCTTTCCCTGGCAGGCTAAGATGGTCTCCCGCCATAATCTCACCACAGGGGCCACGCTGATCAATGAACAATGGCTGTTGACCACGGCTAAAAATCTCTTCCTGAACCATTCAGAAAATGCAACAGCGAAAGACATTGCCCCTACTTTAACACTCTATGTGGGGAAAAAGCAGCTTGTAGAGATTGAGAAGGTGGTTCTACACCCTAACTACTCCCAGGTAGATATTGGGCTCATCAAACTCAAACAGAAAGTGCCTGTTAATGAGAGAGTGATGCCCATCTGCCTACCTTCAAAGGATTATGCAGAAGTAGGGCGTGTGGGTTATGTTTCTGGCTGGGGGCGAAATGCCAATTTTAAATTTACTGACCATCTGAAGTATGTCATGCTGCCTGTGGCTGACCAAGACCAATGCGTAAGGCATTATGAAGGCAGCACAGTCCCCGAAAAGAAGACACCAAAGAGCCCTGTAGGGGTGCAGCCCATACTGAATGAACACACCTTCTGTGCCGGCATGTCTAAGTACCAGGAAGACACCTGCTATGGTGATGCGGGCAGTGCCTTTGCCGTTCACGACCTGGAGGAGGACACCTGGTACGCGGCTGGGATCCTAAGCTTTGATAAGAGCTGTGCTGTGGCTGAGTATGGTGTATACGTGAAAGTGACTTCCATCCAGGACTGGGTTCAGAAGACCATAGCCAAGAACTAA
- the LOC129015367 gene encoding haptoglobin isoform X1, which translates to MPHSTALPEARPTKMSALGAVIALLLWGQLFAVDSGNDVMDISDDGCPKPPQIAHGYVEHSVRYQCKNYYRLRTEGDGVYTLNSEKQWINKAVGDKLPECEAVCGKPKNPANPVQRILGGHLDAKGSFPWQAKMVSRHNLTTGATLINEQWLLTTAKNLFLNHSENATAKDIAPTLTLYVGKKQLVEIEKVVLHPNYSQVDIGLIKLKQKVPVNERVMPICLPSKDYAEVGRVGYVSGWGRNANFKFTDHLKYVMLPVADQDQCVRHYEGSTVPEKKTPKSPVGVQPILNEHTFCAGMSKYQEDTCYGDAGSAFAVHDLEEDTWYAAGILSFDKSCAVAEYGVYVKVTSIQDWVQKTIAKN; encoded by the exons ATGCCCCACAGCACTGCTCTTCCAGAGGCAAGACCAACCAAGATGAG TGCCCTGGGAGCTGTCATTGCCCTCCTGCTCTGGGGACAGCTTTTTGCAGTGGACTCAGGCAATGATGTCATGGATATTTCAG atgacggCTGCCCAAAGCCCCCCCAGATTGCACATGGCTATGTGGAGCACTCGGTTCGCTACCAGTGTAAGAACTACTACAGACTGCGCACAGAAGGAGATG GAGTGTACACCTTAAACAGTGAGAAGCAGTGGATAAATAAGGCTGTTGGAGACAAACTTCCTGAATGTGAAGCAG TATGTGGGAAGCCCAAGAATCCGGCAAACCCGGTGCAACGGATCCTGGGTGGACACCTGGATGCCAAAGGCAGCTTTCCCTGGCAGGCTAAGATGGTCTCCCGCCATAATCTCACCACAGGGGCCACGCTGATCAATGAACAATGGCTGTTGACCACGGCTAAAAATCTCTTCCTGAACCATTCAGAAAATGCAACAGCGAAAGACATTGCCCCTACTTTAACACTCTATGTGGGGAAAAAGCAGCTTGTAGAGATTGAGAAGGTGGTTCTACACCCTAACTACTCCCAGGTAGATATTGGGCTCATCAAACTCAAACAGAAAGTGCCTGTTAATGAGAGAGTGATGCCCATCTGCCTACCTTCAAAGGATTATGCAGAAGTAGGGCGTGTGGGTTATGTTTCTGGCTGGGGGCGAAATGCCAATTTTAAATTTACTGACCATCTGAAGTATGTCATGCTGCCTGTGGCTGACCAAGACCAATGCGTAAGGCATTATGAAGGCAGCACAGTCCCCGAAAAGAAGACACCAAAGAGCCCTGTAGGGGTGCAGCCCATACTGAATGAACACACCTTCTGTGCCGGCATGTCTAAGTACCAGGAAGACACCTGCTATGGTGATGCGGGCAGTGCCTTTGCCGTTCACGACCTGGAGGAGGACACCTGGTACGCGGCTGGGATCCTAAGCTTTGATAAGAGCTGTGCTGTGGCTGAGTATGGTGTATACGTGAAAGTGACTTCCATCCAGGACTGGGTTCAGAAGACCATAGCCAAGAACTAA